A window of Acidimicrobiales bacterium genomic DNA:
AGGAGAGCGGCGGCGACGACCCGGCCGACATCTTCGCGGCCGCCGCCCCGTTCTTCGACCCCGAGAACGCGCAGCGGCTCGAGGAGGCCAACCAGAACGTCGAGCGCTACCTGTCCGAGGAGTGCGGCGTCGAGATCGACGAGGGCGCCTCCACCACCCTCGCCGGCGGCACGTCCACCTCGACCACGCTCGAGGTCACGACGTCGACGACCGAGGAGGAGACCACCTCCACCACGGCCGAGGAGACGACCACGACCGAGGCCGAGGAGACGACGACGACGACCGGGGGCGGCGGCCAGGCCCTCCCGCCCGGCGAGCCGCCCGGCGACCTCGGCGACGACCCGGCGCTCGACGCGCTCGCCGACCAGTGCTTCGAGGGCGACATGCAGGCCTGCGACGACCTGTACTTCCAGTCGCCGATCGACAGCGCGTACGAGGAGTACGGCGACACCTGCGGCGGCCGCAACGAGCCCATGGGCCTCTGCACCACGCTCTACGGCGGCGGCTGACCCCGCCCGATCATCCGTGACGCCGGTGGGCGGGCCGACCAGGCCCGCCCACCGCCGCGCCCGGGCCGCTGTTGCGCCGACGCGGGTCGCCGCCTCCCGCCGCGCCCGGGCCGCTGTTGCGCCGACGCGGGCTGCCGCCCGCCCGCCCCCGCCGGTCGCCCTGCCGATGCGGGCTGCGCCCGCCCCCGCCGGGCCGCCGCTCCGGTCGCCCTGCCGAACCGGGCTGCCTCCGCCGCGACGGGCCGGCCGTGCCGGCGCCGCGGCAACCGGTCCCTCGCCGCCCGACCGGCCGGCGCCATGCTGGGCCCGCCATGCGCCTGTTCGTCGCCGTCCACCCGCCGGCCGAGGTGCTCGACGCGGTCGCCGCGCTGCCCCGGCCCGAACGGCCCGGCGTGCGGTGGACGACGAGGGACCAGTGGCACGTCACCCTCCGCTTCCTCGGCGAGGTGGACGACCCCGGCCCGGTGGCGGCGGCCGTCGCCGAGGCGGTCGCACCGCTCGCGCCCGTGGAGGCCGTCCTCGGCCCGGCGGTGACCGCCCTCGGCCCCGGCGTCGTCTGCGTGCCGGTCGCCGGGCTCGACGAGGTGGCGGCGGCCGTCGTGGCCGCGACGGCGCCGCTCGGCCGCCCGCCCGAGGAGCGGCGCTTCCGCGGCCACCTCACGCTCGCGAGGGTGCGCCGGGGCGGCACGCCGGCCCGCCCCCTCGCCGGGGCGCCGGTGGCCGGGTCGTGGACGGTCACCTCCGCCGAGGTCGTGCGCAGCCACCTGCACCCGGCCGGCGCCCGCTACGAGGTCGTGGCGACGGCGCCGCTCGGCGGCCGGCCGCCGGGTCCTTGAGCGAACGCCCGTTCGGAACTACACTCCTGTCGTTCTTCCCTGACCCCCCGTCCGCCACCGGGTTCCTGTCACACCCCCTCCGTACCTTGGTGGCAAGCGATCGCAGCCCTCGACGGGCCGCCACCCCTACGACCGCCTCCTCGGAAAGGACACCAG
This region includes:
- a CDS encoding 2'-5' RNA ligase family protein; translation: MRLFVAVHPPAEVLDAVAALPRPERPGVRWTTRDQWHVTLRFLGEVDDPGPVAAAVAEAVAPLAPVEAVLGPAVTALGPGVVCVPVAGLDEVAAAVVAATAPLGRPPEERRFRGHLTLARVRRGGTPARPLAGAPVAGSWTVTSAEVVRSHLHPAGARYEVVATAPLGGRPPGP